DNA from Deltaproteobacteria bacterium:
CATCTTTTTCTCGGTGAAGTTTCTTTCAGGTTCAATCACCGTAAGGAAGATATTTTCCCTTTGATTTACAGGCTCTTAAAGCGTACCGGCTATAACGAAATACAACAAATTTTGGTCCGGATTCGTTGACCATTACCAAAACTTTTAACGCGAGTTGGTTTCCCCCTGTTTTGCCAGGCAAAACAGGGGGAAACCAACTCGCATTGAAAGTCTTTGAAGGGGGTCTGGGGGAAACTTTCTACAGAAAGTTTCCCCCAGCGTAATTAATCAGAGCTTCCTTAGAGCAGGACGAGCAGGAGTATGCCGAGCAGGACCCGGTAGGCGACGAAGGGTGTCATGGATATGCGCGAGAGGGCTTCGAGGAAGAGGTGTATGGTCAGGTATGCGGTGGCGAAGGCGACGGCGAAGCCTGTGGCCACGGCCGCCCAGGGCGTGTCCCAGCCGGCCTCGACGAGCTTTAGTCCCTCGAGTCCTCCGGCCATTGCGCCGACGACTACGGCGAGGAGGAACGAGAAGCGGGCCGCGCCCACCCGGCTCAGCCCCATGAAGAGTCCGGCCGTTATTGTTATGCCCGAGCGGCTCGTGCCCGGTATGAGGGCGAGGGCCTGGGCCGCTCCCACGACCATGGCCGCCTTCCAGCCTATCTCTTCGGCGTCGGACGCGCCCGGATGCCTGTCGGCCGCCCAGAGGACCATGCCCCAGACGATGGACGACCAGGCGATGACATGGACCGAGCGCAGGTGAGTCTCTATGAAGTCGTGGCCCGCGAGGCCGGCGGCCGCCACCGGCGCGGTGGCCGCGGCTATGAGCAGGGCCGTCCTCCCCTCCTTCGTGAGCGAGCCCGTGCGCGCAGAGCGGAAGGCTCCGGAGAGGAGCGAGCGCAGTTCGGCGCGGAAGTAGATGACCACGGCCAGCCAGGTGGCGGTGTTGAGCGCCACGTCGAAGGCGAGCCCCTGGTCGGGCCTGCCCGTGAGCTTGGGCAGCAGTATGAGATGGGCGCTCGACGAGACGGGCAGAAACTCGGTGAGCCCCTGGATGAGGGCCAGTATGACGGCCTGGGTGGTGTCCATGGCTATCCTTTCGAGTGCGCCGGCCGCTGCGGCGATCATTCACTATACGGCCCCTCGGACGCGGCTGTCAAGGACGGAGGCGCCCCCATGCGCCGCACCGGCGACAATTGCCTTGACCGGCGGGGCCTTCCGGTGGTTTAATGGAAGGCGCGTGCCGGTCTTGGAGAAGCTATGATTGATTATTCTGAGGGGAAACTCTCTGTAAAAGGGCCATAGGCCCGCGTTTCCCCCCTGCCTCATCGTATGTTACTCGGATCTTCGGCTGTACCGGGGGGTCGGTCCGCGCCAGGCGGGATTTTTTACGCCTTTGCGGCCCGACCCCCCGGTACAGCCCCCACGAGGCAGCCGCCGCGGGCAGTCTGGGGGAAACTTTCTGAAGAAGGGCCATAGGCCCGCGTTTCCCCCTGCCCCATCGTATGTTATTCGGATCTTCGGCTGTACCGGGGGTTCGGCCCGCGCCAGGCGGGATTTTTTTACGCCTTTGCGGCCCGAACCCCCCGGTACAGCCCCCACGAGGCAGCCGCCGCTGGCAGTCTGGGGGAACCGTGGGGCTATGACCCTTTTACAAAAAGGTTCCCTCAGTAGACGCTGAAGAGGTATTGGTGAGCTTGAATCTTCTTGCGAGGCCCATCGGCCGGACGGTCGCGGCGGTCTTCGTTCTTGCGGCCCTCTGCGGTATTGAGACGGCCGCCTCCGGAGCTCCGGTGACGGTTGCGGTCCTGCCCTGGAGGCTCAACGCCGAAGAGAGCGGCTTCGAGTACGCGAGGGCGGCCGTGGAGGACCTCGTCCTCTCGCGCATCGGCTCGGCCGGCGCGGTGCGCATGAGACGCAAGGACCTCGTGGCCCGGGCCGCCGAGGGTCTCGGCGACGGCCCCATCGACGACGCCGCGGCGCGCAGGCTCGGCGAGAAGCTCGCCTGCGACTACGTCGTCTTCGGCAGCCTCACGATCATGGGCGACTACCTGAGCCTCGACGTGCGGCTCCTTTCGGTGGGCGACGGGTCGGTGCGCTTCTTCTACGCCAACGGCGCCTCCGAGGCTGCGCTCATAGAGATGGCCTCCGAGGTGGCGGAGGAGGTGATCGCCGCCGTCTCGCCGGAGGAGAAGGACCTTGGCCCGCCGGCGATGACCTACAGGGGCAAGTTCGCCCCTTCCACGGCCGGCGACGGCGAAGAGTCCCGTCCCTGAGGAAGGTGTCGGGGAGGCCGCCGTCGGTTTTTTGTTGCACAGCGGCCCGCCCTGTGCTAACATGTCACACCCGTGCGGCGCGGGCGCCCTCCACAGGGGTTGCGTCCCCCGGTCCCGCCGCGGAACCCCTTCATCTTCTCACTGTCACGGCGGTGTAGCTCAGGTGGTTAGAGCAGGGGTCTCATAAGCCCCGTGTCGGTGGTTCGAGTCCACCCACCGCCACCACTCCTTGCTTCCTTATCCCCGGCGTCAGGGATGGCGCAGCTTCGCCCACGCCTTCGTGGAGAGCGCAATATGCTCTCCCCCCTTTTTCACGGCGGCGCAGGAGCCGGGGCATCGGTCGCCCCCGGCGCTGGGACGAAGAGGTGCGGCCTTGTCGCGGGAGCCGTGCTCCCACGCGGCGGACCCTGTGGGTCGGGTCGCGCCAGGCGGGGGTATACGCCTTTGCGACCCGACCCACAGGGTCCGCCGCCTGTCGTCGAGTACGAAGTGAAAGCGTATCTTCCCCGTGCCGGCCGGCGCTGTTTCTCCTCCCGTCGCAACCGCCGGCGCAGGCGGCGCGGCCGCCCTCAGGCGAACCTCTTTCGGTGCCAGCGCCAGGCGTCGGCGATGATCGTCTCCATGTCGCTCCGCAGCGGCCGCCACCGCAGGACGCGCTCCGCCTTCCGCCACGACCCTATGAGCACGGGCGGGTCGCCGGGCCGGCGGGGACCGGTCTCGACCCTTATCTCCCTGCCGGTGACGGCCCTGGCGGTCTCGATCACCTCCCTCACCGACGCTCCCCGGCCGCTTCCGAGGTTGACGACCTCGCTGCCCCCGCCGGCGAGAAGGTGTTCGACGGCGAGCACGTGGGCCCCGGCGAGGTCGCTTACGTGGATGAAGTCGCGGATGCAGGTGCCGTCGGGCGTTGCGTAGTCCGTGCCGTTCACCGTCACCGACGGGCGCCTTCCGGCCGCGGCGTCGAGCACGAGGGGCACGAGGTGGGTCTCGGGACGGTGGTCCTCGCCGGTCTCGGCCTCGGGGTCCGCGCCCGCGGCGTTGAAGTAGCGCAGGCAGACGCTCTCGATGCCGTAGGCCGCGCCGAAGTCGGCGAGCATCCCCTCGACGGCGAGCTTGGTTCTGCCGTAAGGGTTTACGGGCCGCGCCATGACGTCCTCGGTTATGGGCATTCGTTCGGGCTCGCCGTAGACGGCGCAGGTCGAGGAGAAGACGATCCGCGCCGTGCCGGCGGCCACCATGGCGTCGAGGAGGTTGAGAGTGCCGGCCACGTTGTTGCGGTAGTAGGCGGCCGGCTCGCGCACCGACTGGCCCACGTAGGCGAAGGCGGCGAAGTGGACGACGGCGGCCGGGGCGTACCGTTCGAGCACGGCCCGTATCGACCGGGGGTCGAGGAGGTCGCCCGCCTCGAAGGGGCCCCAGCGGACGAGCTCCCTGTGGCCGTTGACGAGACTGTCGAAGCTCACGGGCTCGAAGCCGGCCGCCGCAAGGGCCTTGCATGTGTGGGAGCCGATGTAGCCGGCTCCGCCTGTGACGACGATGGGTGTCCTCTGATTCATGTGGCCGGTTCGCTCGGGGCGCGGGGCTTCGCCGCAGCGACGGCTCAGCGGCCGAGAAGCTCCGCCAGTATCTCCTTGAGCCGGGAAAAGCGCACGGGCTTGTCCAGGTGGAGCGTTATGCCCATGTCGATCATCTCCCTTACCTCGGGGTCGTGCCTGCCGAAGCCGGTCACGAGTATGAAGGGGGCCTCCGGCGCGAGCTCTTTTGCGCGGCGCAGCACGTCGGCGCCGGTGACGCCGGGCATCTTGGCGTCGCAGAGGATGAGCGAGACCCCTCCCTTTTCGAGCTCCTCGATGCCGGCGGCTCCGCCCACGGCGGCGGCCACCTCGTAGCCCCACAGCCTCAGCCAGTCGCAGTAGAGCTCCACTATGAGCTCTTCATCGTCCACGACGAGTATCTTCTTGTCGCCTTTCATCGGTGTGTGGTCGTCCTTTCGTCAACGGGCCGCGGGCAGACGCATGGTGAAGGTCGTCCCCTCTCCGGGACTGGACTGCACGGTTACGGTGCCGCCGTGTTCCTCGATTATACCATAAAGCGTGGAAAGGCCCAGTCCCGTGCCCTTGCCCGTCTCCTTGGTGGTGAAAAAGGGCGTGAAGATGTCGCCCAGTATGGCGGGGTCCATGCCCGATGCGTTGTCCGAGAAGCGCAGCCTCACCGTGTCGCCGCCCTCGGCCTCGGCGCTTATCCTTATGCGTCTTTCTCTTGCGTCGTCCACGAGCTCGAAGGCGTCCGCCGCGTTGTCGGCCAGTATCTGGAAGGCGGCGGCTATCTTGTTGCGGTCGCAGAGCAGGGGCGGGAGGCCGGGTTCGATCCTCTTCTCGACCTTTATATTCCGGCTTTCGAGCTGCTTTTCCAGGAGCATGAGCGAGTGGTCGACGACGGCGGCCGCGTCCTCGGCCATGGGCCTGAAGGTCTCGGGCTCCCTGGAGAACTCGCGCAGGTGGTCGATGATGGTGGTCATCCTGTCGGCGCACCTCGCTATGGCGTCCATGTCGTCCTTGAGCCTGCGGCGGTCCCTCTCGCCGCCCTCCGCGAGGATGTGGGATATGAGGGAGGCCTTGCCGGCGATGACGGCCAGGGGGTTTTTGAGCTCGTGGGCTATGCCCGAGCTGAGCGTGCCCAGGGCGGCGAGCTTGGAGGACTGGACGAGGCGCGCCTGGAGTTTTCTGTACTCGCGCATGTCGGCGGCGGCGCAGACGAGGCCTGAGAAGCGTCCCGGCTTGTCGCGCAGCCTCGTGGCGTTGAAGGTGACCGGTATCTTCTCGCCGCCGGCCGTCACGTAGCAGACGTCGTAATCGACGACCACCCCCTTGCCGGTCAGCCTGTCGAAGAGTTCTTCGCCCCGGAGCCAGCGTCCCCCGCCCTTGCCCCTCTCCCGGGCCGTCACTATCTCGTCGATGCTCTTTCCCACCAGTTCCCCGCCGGTGCAGCCGAGCATGCGGCAGGTGCTCGGGTTGACCGAGCGGATGAGTCTTGCGGCGTCGGTCACTAT
Protein-coding regions in this window:
- the galE gene encoding UDP-glucose 4-epimerase GalE codes for the protein MNQRTPIVVTGGAGYIGSHTCKALAAAGFEPVSFDSLVNGHRELVRWGPFEAGDLLDPRSIRAVLERYAPAAVVHFAAFAYVGQSVREPAAYYRNNVAGTLNLLDAMVAAGTARIVFSSTCAVYGEPERMPITEDVMARPVNPYGRTKLAVEGMLADFGAAYGIESVCLRYFNAAGADPEAETGEDHRPETHLVPLVLDAAAGRRPSVTVNGTDYATPDGTCIRDFIHVSDLAGAHVLAVEHLLAGGGSEVVNLGSGRGASVREVIETARAVTGREIRVETGPRRPGDPPVLIGSWRKAERVLRWRPLRSDMETIIADAWRWHRKRFA
- a CDS encoding undecaprenyl-diphosphate phosphatase; translated protein: MDTTQAVILALIQGLTEFLPVSSSAHLILLPKLTGRPDQGLAFDVALNTATWLAVVIYFRAELRSLLSGAFRSARTGSLTKEGRTALLIAAATAPVAAAGLAGHDFIETHLRSVHVIAWSSIVWGMVLWAADRHPGASDAEEIGWKAAMVVGAAQALALIPGTSRSGITITAGLFMGLSRVGAARFSFLLAVVVGAMAGGLEGLKLVEAGWDTPWAAVATGFAVAFATAYLTIHLFLEALSRISMTPFVAYRVLLGILLLVLL
- a CDS encoding HAMP domain-containing protein, with the protein product MHRLRQQETINPWLGIKVKFLAIILISFALFASDHLLTNRILDTQRQDALLINLAGRQRMLAARLMLTANRLQLDGEGVADAAGLRDRLRGGIDLFSSTLDAFAAGGETIDTLGGKVRVDPLVTEAGRRALSVVAEKWRDFRRILVDVLNGTAGTGAAAASAVQRRLEEIDIITSVDKVVTILQKEAEKKTALVRRMQTLFIIVGFVLLNLVVLFLHRFVVRPVNALVSTARRIGEGEMELRAPMGGRDEVGFLSRAFNAMMDRLEETTVSRDHLDSIINSVGESIIVTDAARLIRSVNPSTCRMLGCTGGELVGKSIDEIVTARERGKGGGRWLRGEELFDRLTGKGVVVDYDVCYVTAGGEKIPVTFNATRLRDKPGRFSGLVCAAADMREYRKLQARLVQSSKLAALGTLSSGIAHELKNPLAVIAGKASLISHILAEGGERDRRRLKDDMDAIARCADRMTTIIDHLREFSREPETFRPMAEDAAAVVDHSLMLLEKQLESRNIKVEKRIEPGLPPLLCDRNKIAAAFQILADNAADAFELVDDARERRIRISAEAEGGDTVRLRFSDNASGMDPAILGDIFTPFFTTKETGKGTGLGLSTLYGIIEEHGGTVTVQSSPGEGTTFTMRLPAAR
- a CDS encoding response regulator — its product is MKGDKKILVVDDEELIVELYCDWLRLWGYEVAAAVGGAAGIEELEKGGVSLILCDAKMPGVTGADVLRRAKELAPEAPFILVTGFGRHDPEVREMIDMGITLHLDKPVRFSRLKEILAELLGR